A genomic region of Oryza glaberrima chromosome 1, OglaRS2, whole genome shotgun sequence contains the following coding sequences:
- the LOC127774762 gene encoding uncharacterized protein LOC127774762 isoform X3 — MAGSSRPDLGGGGSFREGPQLSGAGTPRALAEPPPLAQYLPLESFPVGDHKQSRATELRRVLGVTVEAEQSFGLVQTKPLPSIASEELKRIRGGVVESSAKAKEKTKSLQDSIQKLDKYRNVVTRRRQRSEGGATERSSGSGSGSLRMGAQNSMDNPGQRLEERAKSATTSKRVRSSLAADARLEGRGNVPTRQGPLADSEKSSSLEKEKNSLRNVNAASGFSEDKLRGLAPGGEGWEKKLKRKRSVGTMLNRGNDVDRDVKPLVQHRPNNEARMRSSDGLPIRHGASAGALGGSKMDGGSQQSNAGSRYLLKADMDSTSLPNERRERHLGIDKERVLVKGNKANTSEDMQPGTLNPLTKGKACRAPRTSSLVVMNSSSTLQRSSGGIDEWEETPSTNKSSPLGGTANRKRPMTASGSSPPVAWVGQRPQKMSRTRRANVVSPVSNFDEGLSEGSPLDAAVRPAVESPGLLLPRGVASNNSQVTPRMDNISSPAGLSESEDSAATENKNKDKISNSGDFENEGANSAHNSADLIISSKKSRILLKEELEDGSIRRQGRSGRNTMHVKGCASMPREKLDSPETRKLLKSGRPVSEKNESKLGRPPTKKGSDRKASSRHSEILNCESEDDREELLAAANAARSAIVNAYAGPFWKKIEPMLTFISSEDLSFLKHQITFLEELEMGMSNSSDEHNLNTSTNYSGPLSMGQNSSLPQSNSCVSLEQSEANGPRTRESIDILSPNDENTASQKTHAEELFGGMASLTHKLFSAFIVEDGDNSSECNGGDILLEFSNDFLPYAANMNLENDFAASAVKSNFGSSPDFKHSNHSSVHNSMSNGFTASSNLRASYSPNSICSENASDAIKFAVYPENGGFHEFVPHISQQYQNCAKSTPLPPYEYQYDQLPVHDRALIELHSIDLCPEMPKLDDGEDEDIDKVITELQKRLFEQVNQKKCQLHKLDKAIRDTKNMEERSLEQHAMNKLVEMAYKKLMGGRGSSSHKGGLNKAANKAAKQVALAFAKRTLARCQKFEETEKSCFREPFLWNVLSAPLPKNDAIDGGLPGSADRPKLLKLDRSPLSQGTTKWKKSDRERDQNRDASLKNSNSKSGRNSSGNARSERKTKIKPKQKLAQLSTSGNVLGRVTEPSNFAAPGQRESHDWTSTSSTRPTQPVRNSAATVAQDTLDAPLANLPAIDPMDILDVPEGNDISSWFTDGLDDSLQDFDFSGGLEIPDDDLTQLGFM; from the exons GTCGTGGAGTCGTCGGCCAAAGCCAA GGAGAAAACCAAGTCGCTGCAGGATTCTATTCAGAAGCTGGATAAGTACAGGAACGTTGTCACGCGGAGGCGGCAGAGGAGCGAAGGAGGTGCGACTGAGAGGTCATCAGGGAGTGGGTCGGGTTCCCTGAGGATGGGGGCTCAGAACAGTATGGATAATCCTGGCCAGCGGCTGGAGGAGAGGGCTAAGAGTGCGACCACAAGCAAGCGTGTCCGCTCATCGCTAGCAGCAGATGCACGG TTAGAAGGGCGTGGTAATGTTCCTACAAGGCAAGGTCCTCTGGCGGACAGTGAGAAAAGTTCCTCtttggagaaggaaaaaaactCTTTGAGGAATGTCAATGCTGCATCAGGGTTTTCTGAAGACAAATTACGGGGCCTAGCTCCTGGAGGTGAAGGTTGGGAGAAAAAGTTGAAACGTAAGCGCTCTGTTGGAACTATGCTGAACAGAGGCAATGACGTAGACCGAGATGTTAAACCGTTGGTTCAACATAGACCAAACAATGAAGCTCGCATGCGATCTAGTGATGGTCTTCCAATTAG GCATGGAGCTTCTGCTGGAGCATTAGGAGGAAGCAAGATGGATGGAGGTTCTCAACAGAGTAATGCAGGTTCCCGTTATCTACTGAAGGCAGACATGGACTCCACTTCTCTTCCAAATGAAAGAAGAGAGCGCCATTTAGGGATAGACAAAGAACGGGTTTTGGTGAAAGGAAACAA GGCAAATACCTCTGAGGATATGCAACCTGGAACTTTAAATCCTCTGACTAAGGGCAAGGCATGCAGAGCACCAAGAACTAGTTCCCTTGTTGTTATGAATTCATCATCCACTCTTCAGCGCTCATCTGGAGGAATCGATGAATGGGAAGAAACACCATCTACCAATAAATCCTCTCCTTTGGGAGGCACTGCAAATCGCAAGCGTCCCATGACTGCAAGTGGGTCTTCACCTCCTGTTGCTTGGGTGGGTCAACGTCCACAGAAAATGTCACGGACAAGAAGAGCAAATGTTGTTTCCCCAGTCTCAAATTTTGATGAAGGCCTATCTGAAGGATCACCACTTGATGCTGCTGTTAGACCAGCGGTAGAGTCACCTGGCCTTTTGCTTCCAAGGGGTGTAGCTAGTAATAATTCACAAGTTACACCAAGAATGGATAATATTTCATCTCCAGCTGGTCTGTCAGAAAGCGAAGACTCTGCTGCTACGGAAAATAAGAACAAGGATAAAATCAGTAATAGTGGTGATTTTGAGAACGAGGGCGCAAATTCAGCCCATAATTCAGCAGACTTAATTATCTCATCGAAGAAAAGCAGGATACTGTTAAAAGAAGAGCTTGAAGATGGAAGTATTCGACGCCAAGGGAGGAGCGGAAGAAACACTATGCATGTTAAAGGGTGTGCATCCATGCCAAGAGAGAAGTTGGACAGCCCAGAAACAAGAAAGCTGCTGAAGAGCGGAAGACCTGTATCTGAAAAGAATGAAAG TAAGTTGGGCCGCCCTCCAACGAAGAAGGGTTCAGACCGCAAAGCATCATCTCGACACTCGGAGATCCTAAATT GTGAATCAGAAGATGACCGGGAagagcttctagctgctgcaaATGCTGCGCGCAGTGCCATTG TTAATGCATATGCTGGTCCATTTTGGAAGAAAATAGAACCGATGCTTACTTTCATCAGCTCTGAAGATTTATCTTTCTTAAAGCACCAG ATTACATTTTTGGAAGAGCTTGAGATGGGCATGTCTAACTCATCCGATGAACATAATTTGAACACATCAACTAACTACAGTGGGCCATTATCAATG GGTCAAAATTCATCTCTGCCTCAGTCAAATTCATGTGTGTCATTGGAGCAAAGCGAAGCAAATGGACCCAGGACAAGAGAATCTATTGATATTTTGTCTCCCAATGATGAAAACACTGCATCTCAAAAGACACATGCAGAAGAATTGTTTGGTGGAATGGCTTCCTTGACACACAAACTCTTCTCTGCTTTTATTGTAGAAGATGGTGATAATTCTTCTGAATGCAATGGAGGAGATATACTTCTTGAGTTCTCAAATGACTTCCTTCCTTATGCTGCCAACATGAACTTAGAAAATGATTTTGCAGCTAGTGCAGTAAAATCCAACTTTGGATCAAGTCCTGATTTCAAGCACTCAAACCATAGCTCAGTGCATAACAGCATGTCCAATGGTTTTACAGCTTCCAGCAATTTGAGGGCCTCATATAGTCCAAATTCAATTTGCAGTGAGAATGCATCGGATGCGATAAAATTTGCAGTATATCCAGAAAATGGTGGTTTTCATGAATTTGTGCCACATATCTCACAACAGTATCAAAACTGTGCAAAAAGTACGCCTTTACCACCATATGAATATCAGTATGACCAGTTGCCTGTGCATGACAGAGCTTTAATCGAGCTGCACAGTATTGACCTTTGTCCAGAGATG CCAAAGCTGGAtgatggagaggatgaggacATTGATAAAGTTATTACGGAGCTGCAGAAAAGACTGTTTGAGcag GTGAATCAAAAGAAGTGCCAATTACATAAGTTGGACAAAGCAATCCGTGATACTAAAAATATGGAGGAGAG GAGTCTGGAGCAACATGCAATGAACAAGCTAGTGGAGATGGCATACAAAAAACTGATG GGTGGCCGTGGTAGTTCTAGTCATAAGGGTGGTCTCAATAAAGCTGCTAATAAGGCTGCAAAACAAGTTGCATTGGCTTTTGCCAAGAGAACACTTGCCCGGTGCCAGAAATTTGAGGAAACAGAGAAAAGCTGCTTCAGAGAGCCTTTCCTTTGGAATGTGCTGTCTGCACCTTTGCCAAAGAATGATGCAATAGATG GTGGTCTCCCAGGATCTGCAGATAGGCCAAAGCTTTTAAAGCTTGACAGAAGTCCATTGAGCCAAG GTACTACAAAATGGAAAAAGAGTGACCGAGAAAGGGATCAAAACAGAGACGCGTCTTTGAAGAATTCTAATTCGAAATCAGGACGCAATTCGTCCGGCAATGCAAGGAGTGAGCGTAAAACTAAGATAAAACCGAAGCAAAAGCTAGCACAGTTGTCGACATCTGGAAATGTTCTTGGAAGAGTTACGGAGCCATCAAATTTCGCAGCACCCGGCCAGAGAGAATCCCATGATTGGACGAGTACGTCGAGCACAAGACCTACTCAACCAGTCAGAAACAGCGCAGCTACTGTTGCCCAGGATACCTTAGATGCTCCATTGGCAAATTTGCCTGCAATAGATCCAATGGACATCTTGGACGTGCCTGAAGGTAACGACATCAGTTCGTGGTTTACTGATGGTCTTGATGATTCCTTACAAGATTTTGACTTCTCCGGAGGCCTAGAAATCCCAGATGACGATCTTACCCAACTGGGATTCATGTAA
- the LOC127774762 gene encoding uncharacterized protein LOC127774762 isoform X1 gives MAGSSRPDLGGGGSFREGPQLSGAGTPRALAEPPPLAQYLPLESFPVGDHKQSRATELRRVLGVTVEAEQSFGLVQTKPLPSIASEELKRIRGGVVESSAKAKEKTKSLQDSIQKLDKYRNVVTRRRQRSEGGATERSSGSGSGSLRMGAQNSMDNPGQRLEERAKSATTSKRVRSSLAADARLEGRGNVPTRQGPLADSEKSSSLEKEKNSLRNVNAASGFSEDKLRGLAPGGEGWEKKLKRKRSVGTMLNRGNDVDRDVKPLVQHRPNNEARMRSSDGLPIRHGASAGALGGSKMDGGSQQSNAGSRYLLKADMDSTSLPNERRERHLGIDKERVLVKGNKANTSEDMQPGTLNPLTKGKACRAPRTSSLVVMNSSSTLQRSSGGIDEWEETPSTNKSSPLGGTANRKRPMTASGSSPPVAWVGQRPQKMSRTRRANVVSPVSNFDEGLSEGSPLDAAVRPAVESPGLLLPRGVASNNSQVTPRMDNISSPAGLSESEDSAATENKNKDKISNSGDFENEGANSAHNSADLIISSKKSRILLKEELEDGSIRRQGRSGRNTMHVKGCASMPREKLDSPETRKLLKSGRPVSEKNESKLGRPPTKKGSDRKASSRHSEILNCGLTDISGESEDDREELLAAANAARSAIVNAYAGPFWKKIEPMLTFISSEDLSFLKHQITFLEELEMGMSNSSDEHNLNTSTNYSGPLSMGQNSSLPQSNSCVSLEQSEANGPRTRESIDILSPNDENTASQKTHAEELFGGMASLTHKLFSAFIVEDGDNSSECNGGDILLEFSNDFLPYAANMNLENDFAASAVKSNFGSSPDFKHSNHSSVHNSMSNGFTASSNLRASYSPNSICSENASDAIKFAVYPENGGFHEFVPHISQQYQNCAKSTPLPPYEYQYDQLPVHDRALIELHSIDLCPEMPKLDDGEDEDIDKVITELQKRLFEQVNQKKCQLHKLDKAIRDTKNMEERSLEQHAMNKLVEMAYKKLMGGRGSSSHKGGLNKAANKAAKQVALAFAKRTLARCQKFEETEKSCFREPFLWNVLSAPLPKNDAIDGGLPGSADRPKLLKLDRSPLSQGTTKWKKSDRERDQNRDASLKNSNSKSGRNSSGNARSERKTKIKPKQKLAQLSTSGNVLGRVTEPSNFAAPGQRESHDWTSTSSTRPTQPVRNSAATVAQDTLDAPLANLPAIDPMDILDVPEGNDISSWFTDGLDDSLQDFDFSGGLEIPDDDLTQLGFM, from the exons GTCGTGGAGTCGTCGGCCAAAGCCAA GGAGAAAACCAAGTCGCTGCAGGATTCTATTCAGAAGCTGGATAAGTACAGGAACGTTGTCACGCGGAGGCGGCAGAGGAGCGAAGGAGGTGCGACTGAGAGGTCATCAGGGAGTGGGTCGGGTTCCCTGAGGATGGGGGCTCAGAACAGTATGGATAATCCTGGCCAGCGGCTGGAGGAGAGGGCTAAGAGTGCGACCACAAGCAAGCGTGTCCGCTCATCGCTAGCAGCAGATGCACGG TTAGAAGGGCGTGGTAATGTTCCTACAAGGCAAGGTCCTCTGGCGGACAGTGAGAAAAGTTCCTCtttggagaaggaaaaaaactCTTTGAGGAATGTCAATGCTGCATCAGGGTTTTCTGAAGACAAATTACGGGGCCTAGCTCCTGGAGGTGAAGGTTGGGAGAAAAAGTTGAAACGTAAGCGCTCTGTTGGAACTATGCTGAACAGAGGCAATGACGTAGACCGAGATGTTAAACCGTTGGTTCAACATAGACCAAACAATGAAGCTCGCATGCGATCTAGTGATGGTCTTCCAATTAG GCATGGAGCTTCTGCTGGAGCATTAGGAGGAAGCAAGATGGATGGAGGTTCTCAACAGAGTAATGCAGGTTCCCGTTATCTACTGAAGGCAGACATGGACTCCACTTCTCTTCCAAATGAAAGAAGAGAGCGCCATTTAGGGATAGACAAAGAACGGGTTTTGGTGAAAGGAAACAA GGCAAATACCTCTGAGGATATGCAACCTGGAACTTTAAATCCTCTGACTAAGGGCAAGGCATGCAGAGCACCAAGAACTAGTTCCCTTGTTGTTATGAATTCATCATCCACTCTTCAGCGCTCATCTGGAGGAATCGATGAATGGGAAGAAACACCATCTACCAATAAATCCTCTCCTTTGGGAGGCACTGCAAATCGCAAGCGTCCCATGACTGCAAGTGGGTCTTCACCTCCTGTTGCTTGGGTGGGTCAACGTCCACAGAAAATGTCACGGACAAGAAGAGCAAATGTTGTTTCCCCAGTCTCAAATTTTGATGAAGGCCTATCTGAAGGATCACCACTTGATGCTGCTGTTAGACCAGCGGTAGAGTCACCTGGCCTTTTGCTTCCAAGGGGTGTAGCTAGTAATAATTCACAAGTTACACCAAGAATGGATAATATTTCATCTCCAGCTGGTCTGTCAGAAAGCGAAGACTCTGCTGCTACGGAAAATAAGAACAAGGATAAAATCAGTAATAGTGGTGATTTTGAGAACGAGGGCGCAAATTCAGCCCATAATTCAGCAGACTTAATTATCTCATCGAAGAAAAGCAGGATACTGTTAAAAGAAGAGCTTGAAGATGGAAGTATTCGACGCCAAGGGAGGAGCGGAAGAAACACTATGCATGTTAAAGGGTGTGCATCCATGCCAAGAGAGAAGTTGGACAGCCCAGAAACAAGAAAGCTGCTGAAGAGCGGAAGACCTGTATCTGAAAAGAATGAAAG TAAGTTGGGCCGCCCTCCAACGAAGAAGGGTTCAGACCGCAAAGCATCATCTCGACACTCGGAGATCCTAAATTGTGGGTTAACAGATATATCAG GTGAATCAGAAGATGACCGGGAagagcttctagctgctgcaaATGCTGCGCGCAGTGCCATTG TTAATGCATATGCTGGTCCATTTTGGAAGAAAATAGAACCGATGCTTACTTTCATCAGCTCTGAAGATTTATCTTTCTTAAAGCACCAG ATTACATTTTTGGAAGAGCTTGAGATGGGCATGTCTAACTCATCCGATGAACATAATTTGAACACATCAACTAACTACAGTGGGCCATTATCAATG GGTCAAAATTCATCTCTGCCTCAGTCAAATTCATGTGTGTCATTGGAGCAAAGCGAAGCAAATGGACCCAGGACAAGAGAATCTATTGATATTTTGTCTCCCAATGATGAAAACACTGCATCTCAAAAGACACATGCAGAAGAATTGTTTGGTGGAATGGCTTCCTTGACACACAAACTCTTCTCTGCTTTTATTGTAGAAGATGGTGATAATTCTTCTGAATGCAATGGAGGAGATATACTTCTTGAGTTCTCAAATGACTTCCTTCCTTATGCTGCCAACATGAACTTAGAAAATGATTTTGCAGCTAGTGCAGTAAAATCCAACTTTGGATCAAGTCCTGATTTCAAGCACTCAAACCATAGCTCAGTGCATAACAGCATGTCCAATGGTTTTACAGCTTCCAGCAATTTGAGGGCCTCATATAGTCCAAATTCAATTTGCAGTGAGAATGCATCGGATGCGATAAAATTTGCAGTATATCCAGAAAATGGTGGTTTTCATGAATTTGTGCCACATATCTCACAACAGTATCAAAACTGTGCAAAAAGTACGCCTTTACCACCATATGAATATCAGTATGACCAGTTGCCTGTGCATGACAGAGCTTTAATCGAGCTGCACAGTATTGACCTTTGTCCAGAGATG CCAAAGCTGGAtgatggagaggatgaggacATTGATAAAGTTATTACGGAGCTGCAGAAAAGACTGTTTGAGcag GTGAATCAAAAGAAGTGCCAATTACATAAGTTGGACAAAGCAATCCGTGATACTAAAAATATGGAGGAGAG GAGTCTGGAGCAACATGCAATGAACAAGCTAGTGGAGATGGCATACAAAAAACTGATG GGTGGCCGTGGTAGTTCTAGTCATAAGGGTGGTCTCAATAAAGCTGCTAATAAGGCTGCAAAACAAGTTGCATTGGCTTTTGCCAAGAGAACACTTGCCCGGTGCCAGAAATTTGAGGAAACAGAGAAAAGCTGCTTCAGAGAGCCTTTCCTTTGGAATGTGCTGTCTGCACCTTTGCCAAAGAATGATGCAATAGATG GTGGTCTCCCAGGATCTGCAGATAGGCCAAAGCTTTTAAAGCTTGACAGAAGTCCATTGAGCCAAG GTACTACAAAATGGAAAAAGAGTGACCGAGAAAGGGATCAAAACAGAGACGCGTCTTTGAAGAATTCTAATTCGAAATCAGGACGCAATTCGTCCGGCAATGCAAGGAGTGAGCGTAAAACTAAGATAAAACCGAAGCAAAAGCTAGCACAGTTGTCGACATCTGGAAATGTTCTTGGAAGAGTTACGGAGCCATCAAATTTCGCAGCACCCGGCCAGAGAGAATCCCATGATTGGACGAGTACGTCGAGCACAAGACCTACTCAACCAGTCAGAAACAGCGCAGCTACTGTTGCCCAGGATACCTTAGATGCTCCATTGGCAAATTTGCCTGCAATAGATCCAATGGACATCTTGGACGTGCCTGAAGGTAACGACATCAGTTCGTGGTTTACTGATGGTCTTGATGATTCCTTACAAGATTTTGACTTCTCCGGAGGCCTAGAAATCCCAGATGACGATCTTACCCAACTGGGATTCATGTAA
- the LOC127774762 gene encoding uncharacterized protein LOC127774762 isoform X2 has translation MAGSSRPDLGGGGSFREGPQLSGAGTPRALAEPPPLAQYLPLESFPVGDHKQSRATELRRVLGVTVEAEQSFGLVQTKPLPSIASEELKRIRGGVVESSAKAKEKTKSLQDSIQKLDKYRNVVTRRRQRSEGGATERSSGSGSGSLRMGAQNSMDNPGQRLEERAKSATTSKRVRSSLAADARLEGRGNVPTRQGPLADSEKSSSLEKEKNSLRNVNAASGFSEDKLRGLAPGGEGWEKKLKRKRSVGTMLNRGNDVDRDVKPLVQHRPNNEARMRSSDGLPIRHGASAGALGGSKMDGGSQQSNAGSRYLLKADMDSTSLPNERRERHLGIDKERVLVKGNKANTSEDMQPGTLNPLTKGKACRAPRTSSLVVMNSSSTLQRSSGGIDEWEETPSTNKSSPLGGTANRKRPMTASGSSPPVAWVGQRPQKMSRTRRANVVSPVSNFDEGLSEGSPLDAAVRPAVESPGLLLPRGVASNNSQVTPRMDNISSPAGLSESEDSAATENKNKDKISNSGDFENEGANSAHNSADLIISSKKSRILLKEELEDGSIRRQGRSGRNTMHVKGCASMPREKLDSPETRKLLKSGRPVSEKNESKLGRPPTKKGSDRKASSRHSEILNCGLTDISEDDREELLAAANAARSAIVNAYAGPFWKKIEPMLTFISSEDLSFLKHQITFLEELEMGMSNSSDEHNLNTSTNYSGPLSMGQNSSLPQSNSCVSLEQSEANGPRTRESIDILSPNDENTASQKTHAEELFGGMASLTHKLFSAFIVEDGDNSSECNGGDILLEFSNDFLPYAANMNLENDFAASAVKSNFGSSPDFKHSNHSSVHNSMSNGFTASSNLRASYSPNSICSENASDAIKFAVYPENGGFHEFVPHISQQYQNCAKSTPLPPYEYQYDQLPVHDRALIELHSIDLCPEMPKLDDGEDEDIDKVITELQKRLFEQVNQKKCQLHKLDKAIRDTKNMEERSLEQHAMNKLVEMAYKKLMGGRGSSSHKGGLNKAANKAAKQVALAFAKRTLARCQKFEETEKSCFREPFLWNVLSAPLPKNDAIDGGLPGSADRPKLLKLDRSPLSQGTTKWKKSDRERDQNRDASLKNSNSKSGRNSSGNARSERKTKIKPKQKLAQLSTSGNVLGRVTEPSNFAAPGQRESHDWTSTSSTRPTQPVRNSAATVAQDTLDAPLANLPAIDPMDILDVPEGNDISSWFTDGLDDSLQDFDFSGGLEIPDDDLTQLGFM, from the exons GTCGTGGAGTCGTCGGCCAAAGCCAA GGAGAAAACCAAGTCGCTGCAGGATTCTATTCAGAAGCTGGATAAGTACAGGAACGTTGTCACGCGGAGGCGGCAGAGGAGCGAAGGAGGTGCGACTGAGAGGTCATCAGGGAGTGGGTCGGGTTCCCTGAGGATGGGGGCTCAGAACAGTATGGATAATCCTGGCCAGCGGCTGGAGGAGAGGGCTAAGAGTGCGACCACAAGCAAGCGTGTCCGCTCATCGCTAGCAGCAGATGCACGG TTAGAAGGGCGTGGTAATGTTCCTACAAGGCAAGGTCCTCTGGCGGACAGTGAGAAAAGTTCCTCtttggagaaggaaaaaaactCTTTGAGGAATGTCAATGCTGCATCAGGGTTTTCTGAAGACAAATTACGGGGCCTAGCTCCTGGAGGTGAAGGTTGGGAGAAAAAGTTGAAACGTAAGCGCTCTGTTGGAACTATGCTGAACAGAGGCAATGACGTAGACCGAGATGTTAAACCGTTGGTTCAACATAGACCAAACAATGAAGCTCGCATGCGATCTAGTGATGGTCTTCCAATTAG GCATGGAGCTTCTGCTGGAGCATTAGGAGGAAGCAAGATGGATGGAGGTTCTCAACAGAGTAATGCAGGTTCCCGTTATCTACTGAAGGCAGACATGGACTCCACTTCTCTTCCAAATGAAAGAAGAGAGCGCCATTTAGGGATAGACAAAGAACGGGTTTTGGTGAAAGGAAACAA GGCAAATACCTCTGAGGATATGCAACCTGGAACTTTAAATCCTCTGACTAAGGGCAAGGCATGCAGAGCACCAAGAACTAGTTCCCTTGTTGTTATGAATTCATCATCCACTCTTCAGCGCTCATCTGGAGGAATCGATGAATGGGAAGAAACACCATCTACCAATAAATCCTCTCCTTTGGGAGGCACTGCAAATCGCAAGCGTCCCATGACTGCAAGTGGGTCTTCACCTCCTGTTGCTTGGGTGGGTCAACGTCCACAGAAAATGTCACGGACAAGAAGAGCAAATGTTGTTTCCCCAGTCTCAAATTTTGATGAAGGCCTATCTGAAGGATCACCACTTGATGCTGCTGTTAGACCAGCGGTAGAGTCACCTGGCCTTTTGCTTCCAAGGGGTGTAGCTAGTAATAATTCACAAGTTACACCAAGAATGGATAATATTTCATCTCCAGCTGGTCTGTCAGAAAGCGAAGACTCTGCTGCTACGGAAAATAAGAACAAGGATAAAATCAGTAATAGTGGTGATTTTGAGAACGAGGGCGCAAATTCAGCCCATAATTCAGCAGACTTAATTATCTCATCGAAGAAAAGCAGGATACTGTTAAAAGAAGAGCTTGAAGATGGAAGTATTCGACGCCAAGGGAGGAGCGGAAGAAACACTATGCATGTTAAAGGGTGTGCATCCATGCCAAGAGAGAAGTTGGACAGCCCAGAAACAAGAAAGCTGCTGAAGAGCGGAAGACCTGTATCTGAAAAGAATGAAAG TAAGTTGGGCCGCCCTCCAACGAAGAAGGGTTCAGACCGCAAAGCATCATCTCGACACTCGGAGATCCTAAATTGTGGGTTAACAGATATATCAG AAGATGACCGGGAagagcttctagctgctgcaaATGCTGCGCGCAGTGCCATTG TTAATGCATATGCTGGTCCATTTTGGAAGAAAATAGAACCGATGCTTACTTTCATCAGCTCTGAAGATTTATCTTTCTTAAAGCACCAG ATTACATTTTTGGAAGAGCTTGAGATGGGCATGTCTAACTCATCCGATGAACATAATTTGAACACATCAACTAACTACAGTGGGCCATTATCAATG GGTCAAAATTCATCTCTGCCTCAGTCAAATTCATGTGTGTCATTGGAGCAAAGCGAAGCAAATGGACCCAGGACAAGAGAATCTATTGATATTTTGTCTCCCAATGATGAAAACACTGCATCTCAAAAGACACATGCAGAAGAATTGTTTGGTGGAATGGCTTCCTTGACACACAAACTCTTCTCTGCTTTTATTGTAGAAGATGGTGATAATTCTTCTGAATGCAATGGAGGAGATATACTTCTTGAGTTCTCAAATGACTTCCTTCCTTATGCTGCCAACATGAACTTAGAAAATGATTTTGCAGCTAGTGCAGTAAAATCCAACTTTGGATCAAGTCCTGATTTCAAGCACTCAAACCATAGCTCAGTGCATAACAGCATGTCCAATGGTTTTACAGCTTCCAGCAATTTGAGGGCCTCATATAGTCCAAATTCAATTTGCAGTGAGAATGCATCGGATGCGATAAAATTTGCAGTATATCCAGAAAATGGTGGTTTTCATGAATTTGTGCCACATATCTCACAACAGTATCAAAACTGTGCAAAAAGTACGCCTTTACCACCATATGAATATCAGTATGACCAGTTGCCTGTGCATGACAGAGCTTTAATCGAGCTGCACAGTATTGACCTTTGTCCAGAGATG CCAAAGCTGGAtgatggagaggatgaggacATTGATAAAGTTATTACGGAGCTGCAGAAAAGACTGTTTGAGcag GTGAATCAAAAGAAGTGCCAATTACATAAGTTGGACAAAGCAATCCGTGATACTAAAAATATGGAGGAGAG GAGTCTGGAGCAACATGCAATGAACAAGCTAGTGGAGATGGCATACAAAAAACTGATG GGTGGCCGTGGTAGTTCTAGTCATAAGGGTGGTCTCAATAAAGCTGCTAATAAGGCTGCAAAACAAGTTGCATTGGCTTTTGCCAAGAGAACACTTGCCCGGTGCCAGAAATTTGAGGAAACAGAGAAAAGCTGCTTCAGAGAGCCTTTCCTTTGGAATGTGCTGTCTGCACCTTTGCCAAAGAATGATGCAATAGATG GTGGTCTCCCAGGATCTGCAGATAGGCCAAAGCTTTTAAAGCTTGACAGAAGTCCATTGAGCCAAG GTACTACAAAATGGAAAAAGAGTGACCGAGAAAGGGATCAAAACAGAGACGCGTCTTTGAAGAATTCTAATTCGAAATCAGGACGCAATTCGTCCGGCAATGCAAGGAGTGAGCGTAAAACTAAGATAAAACCGAAGCAAAAGCTAGCACAGTTGTCGACATCTGGAAATGTTCTTGGAAGAGTTACGGAGCCATCAAATTTCGCAGCACCCGGCCAGAGAGAATCCCATGATTGGACGAGTACGTCGAGCACAAGACCTACTCAACCAGTCAGAAACAGCGCAGCTACTGTTGCCCAGGATACCTTAGATGCTCCATTGGCAAATTTGCCTGCAATAGATCCAATGGACATCTTGGACGTGCCTGAAGGTAACGACATCAGTTCGTGGTTTACTGATGGTCTTGATGATTCCTTACAAGATTTTGACTTCTCCGGAGGCCTAGAAATCCCAGATGACGATCTTACCCAACTGGGATTCATGTAA